From the genome of Psychroserpens ponticola, one region includes:
- a CDS encoding alpha/beta hydrolase produces the protein MIKIRTALLIFGLIFFSTNSFSQEVIPYLSYDLKTEYNAKVAASDTSDDGTTFEKIVIDGFDSRVPFYVIRPGIKKTNKFVILLHGINGSKENWVNPTSSLSKKYVKLKDSLLSIGYNVIIPDAKYHGERSYEADFVSPIAFYSTQDVLKIQSLWSTTVKDIRVIIDYMQSLPNEKQNTFDVVGYSMGALMAIYLNSVDDRLNRIVACVAPLGSALKASMRLGLNEENAKKVEKIFSSELYAPIQKAQITLLMGTKDGWYTEKEAQDFYDNIEIKAKTLKFYESGHYLPEEFISDVIKSLNKE, from the coding sequence ATGATAAAAATCAGAACTGCACTATTAATTTTTGGACTAATTTTTTTTAGTACCAATTCATTTTCGCAGGAAGTAATTCCCTATTTAAGTTATGACCTTAAAACAGAATACAATGCTAAAGTAGCTGCTAGTGATACTTCAGATGATGGAACTACTTTTGAAAAAATTGTTATCGACGGATTTGACTCAAGAGTCCCATTCTATGTTATAAGGCCTGGAATTAAAAAAACGAACAAATTTGTTATACTACTTCACGGCATAAATGGAAGTAAAGAAAATTGGGTTAATCCAACATCAAGCCTGTCTAAAAAATATGTGAAATTAAAAGATTCATTATTATCAATCGGATACAACGTTATAATACCTGATGCTAAATATCACGGAGAAAGAAGTTATGAAGCTGATTTTGTATCTCCAATTGCATTTTACTCAACACAAGATGTACTAAAAATACAAAGCCTTTGGTCAACTACTGTTAAAGATATCAGAGTAATAATTGACTATATGCAATCACTTCCGAATGAGAAACAGAATACTTTTGATGTAGTTGGGTACAGTATGGGTGCATTAATGGCTATTTATTTAAACTCGGTTGATGACAGATTGAATCGCATAGTTGCTTGTGTTGCACCTTTGGGTAGTGCTCTTAAGGCTAGTATGAGATTAGGACTCAATGAGGAGAACGCTAAAAAGGTGGAGAAAATCTTTTCAAGTGAATTATATGCACCAATACAAAAAGCACAAATTACTTTACTTATGGGAACAAAAGATGGTTGGTATACTGAAAAGGAGGCACAAGATTTTTATGATAATATCGAGATTAAAGCCAAAACATTGAAATTCTACGAATCAGGACATTATTTACCTGAAGAATTTATTTCAGATGTAATTAAATCATTAAATAAAGAGTAA
- a CDS encoding T9SS type A sorting domain-containing protein has protein sequence MKKILLTLVIFQLTFSIKSYSQEWTWSIKATGDDQRYNALDMDVDIDGNMVVAGYYQENFSLGSFSLYTEDDYYADIYLARINSEKEVEWLINIEAEDSYGDDISITTDDDDNIYLTGNKDGKIFVTKYNSEGIEIWTNNFDNQYYGYGKSIALDQYDNVYISGGSGWNFFMAKLDFFGETIWVKDLWHNSSNACDVTDIDVDKLGNIYFIGVFDIDELILDSFTLEHNGSWGDDTFWGKMDTDGNFIWIKSSDGRTNSNPQIALTSNNYLYLSGSLYSGITFESVYIDGICCQNPKPYIVKYDTTGNLIWAKEAHTTLEEKGVPADIKVDYSGNMYLTGSYYSSSTNTNSYLEKYDVNGLNQWRQEFVMYTADYSEAIDIDNNGFCYYTGYNNSINFIDETQSVTENTFGIAQLNTLSSTYKKTERPKINRNYLLCENNTQISLTATGDNIKWYSDSDITNEIHLGNNYNFQVTENNILYVTQTINNIESWPKQIIIEVSELPNAELTYDNQILSATYNENFNYEWYYQSTIISGETNNSIMVEETTEFTDYSVIINHEDCSIELSAQVLSITDTDFQNPLSLNIYPNPTNSFIYIKNSNINAFDVKEIRIYNTLGKTVYRRKVNLSSKIGAIDLSQLEIGIYFINIKHDETSKTFRVIKK, from the coding sequence ATGAAAAAAATATTACTTACACTTGTAATTTTCCAATTAACCTTTTCAATTAAATCTTATAGCCAGGAATGGACTTGGAGTATAAAAGCAACAGGTGACGATCAGAGATATAATGCTTTAGATATGGACGTTGATATTGATGGAAATATGGTTGTTGCTGGATATTATCAAGAAAACTTTTCACTTGGTTCTTTTTCTTTGTACACAGAAGATGATTATTATGCTGATATTTATTTAGCACGCATTAACTCTGAAAAGGAAGTTGAATGGTTAATAAATATTGAGGCAGAAGACTCATACGGTGATGATATTTCAATAACAACGGACGATGACGACAATATTTATCTCACAGGTAATAAAGATGGAAAAATTTTTGTAACAAAATATAACTCGGAAGGTATTGAAATTTGGACTAACAACTTTGACAACCAATACTATGGTTATGGCAAATCTATAGCACTTGACCAATATGATAACGTGTACATATCTGGTGGAAGCGGATGGAACTTCTTTATGGCTAAGTTAGACTTTTTTGGAGAAACCATATGGGTGAAGGACTTATGGCACAATTCCTCAAATGCTTGTGATGTCACAGATATAGATGTTGATAAATTAGGTAACATATATTTCATAGGTGTTTTTGATATAGATGAATTAATCTTGGACAGTTTTACCTTGGAGCACAATGGAAGTTGGGGAGACGATACTTTTTGGGGAAAAATGGATACAGATGGAAACTTTATTTGGATAAAATCATCGGATGGCAGAACAAATAGTAACCCACAAATTGCATTAACTTCTAATAATTATTTATACTTAAGTGGTTCATTGTACAGTGGTATAACATTTGAAAGTGTATATATTGATGGTATTTGTTGTCAAAACCCAAAACCATATATAGTTAAATATGACACAACAGGTAATTTAATTTGGGCAAAAGAAGCTCACACAACTCTTGAAGAAAAAGGCGTTCCAGCCGATATAAAAGTAGATTATTCTGGAAATATGTATTTAACTGGATCATATTATTCTTCATCAACAAACACAAATTCTTATCTAGAAAAGTATGATGTTAATGGTCTTAATCAATGGAGGCAAGAATTTGTTATGTATACTGCTGATTATTCTGAAGCAATTGATATTGATAATAATGGGTTTTGTTATTATACTGGATATAACAATTCAATAAATTTTATTGATGAAACACAATCGGTTACTGAAAACACTTTTGGAATTGCTCAATTAAATACATTGAGCTCTACCTATAAAAAAACAGAAAGACCTAAAATAAATAGAAACTATCTACTCTGTGAGAATAATACACAAATCTCTTTAACGGCAACAGGTGATAATATAAAATGGTATTCAGATTCTGATATTACTAATGAAATTCATTTAGGAAATAATTATAACTTCCAAGTAACTGAGAATAACATTTTATACGTAACTCAAACTATTAATAATATAGAAAGTTGGCCTAAACAAATCATAATTGAAGTATCCGAACTACCAAATGCAGAGTTAACCTATGACAATCAAATACTAAGTGCTACTTACAATGAAAATTTTAATTACGAATGGTATTATCAAAGTACTATAATTTCAGGTGAAACAAATAATTCTATTATGGTAGAAGAAACTACCGAATTTACAGATTATAGTGTGATAATTAATCATGAAGATTGTTCAATAGAATTAAGTGCTCAAGTACTATCAATTACAGATACTGACTTTCAAAACCCTTTAAGTCTTAACATTTATCCAAACCCAACAAATAGTTTTATTTATATTAAAAACTCTAATATCAACGCATTTGATGTCAAGGAAATTAGGATATACAATACACTAGGTAAAACTGTTTACAGAAGAAAAGTCAATTTGAGTTCAAAAATAGGTGCAATTGATCTCTCGCAATTGGAAATAGGCATATATTTTATAAATATTAAACATGATGAAACTTCAAAAACATTTAGAGTAATTAAAAAATAA
- a CDS encoding M50 family metallopeptidase, with product MILLAIIIYVFFNLVPRWVMNEKFKLLEKNFNWKVPFLKLSGLLFSLLFAFVLTYTITKSTKDKFIENKNVIYGYEFNSSMEKYGLQDGMKIKSINGKEIDRVSDILSTIIFENDYIEMSVEKNGIVDLVVISELDILELMQNQKEDLIVPIMFDSNGENEIKVTTRSYGFSDALSRLKSLLDQAYYIIDPNPSYKDVGKYKAIPNDSDFRSQLTVLSLNLIFLGILNLIPLPGFSIGNFLISVIETIKKKLFNNKRKRIIGFISITLIVIILVIKIYF from the coding sequence TTGATACTTTTAGCTATAATAATTTATGTGTTTTTCAATTTAGTACCTCGTTGGGTAATGAATGAAAAATTTAAATTATTAGAAAAAAACTTCAATTGGAAAGTTCCATTTCTAAAATTAAGTGGATTGCTCTTCTCCTTATTATTTGCTTTTGTTTTGACATATACAATTACAAAATCCACAAAAGATAAATTCATTGAAAACAAGAATGTCATTTATGGATACGAATTCAATAGTTCTATGGAAAAATATGGACTTCAAGATGGAATGAAAATAAAGTCTATAAATGGAAAAGAGATTGATAGAGTTTCTGATATTCTATCAACAATCATTTTCGAAAACGATTATATTGAAATGTCAGTAGAAAAAAACGGAATTGTGGATTTGGTTGTAATTAGTGAATTAGATATATTAGAATTAATGCAAAATCAAAAAGAAGATTTAATTGTTCCAATAATGTTTGATTCCAATGGAGAAAATGAAATTAAAGTAACTACAAGAAGTTATGGTTTTTCTGATGCTTTGAGTCGTTTAAAAAGTCTTTTGGATCAGGCTTATTATATAATAGATCCAAATCCATCTTATAAAGATGTTGGGAAATATAAAGCGATACCTAACGATTCAGATTTTCGCAGTCAACTAACTGTATTATCATTAAACTTAATATTTCTTGGAATCCTAAACTTGATACCACTACCTGGATTTAGTATAGGGAATTTTTTAATATCTGTAATTGAAACAATTAAGAAAAAATTATTTAACAATAAAAGAAAAAGAATTATTGGTTTTATATCAATTACTTTAATAGTTATAATTCTAGTAATTAAAATATATTTCTGA
- a CDS encoding transposase: MYKNDKVIRRYSEPFKLKILAELTTGKHTKSELCKLYSIAPTTVNVWIKKYNRKDLMNTRVKVETKDEISRIKALQKEIGQLKKLLLKKDLDAMVLDSYLEVAAEDLGYKSVTELKKKLSIKP; this comes from the coding sequence ATGTACAAAAATGACAAAGTAATTAGACGTTACAGCGAACCTTTCAAATTAAAAATTTTAGCCGAACTTACAACCGGAAAACACACAAAGAGCGAACTTTGTAAACTCTATTCTATTGCACCAACAACGGTCAATGTGTGGATTAAAAAGTACAATCGTAAAGACTTAATGAACACCAGAGTAAAAGTGGAAACAAAAGACGAAATATCAAGAATTAAAGCACTGCAAAAAGAAATCGGACAGCTTAAAAAACTACTGCTTAAAAAGGATCTGGATGCTATGGTTTTGGATTCTTACCTGGAAGTAGCTGCAGAAGATCTAGGCTACAAATCTGTTACTGAACTAAAAAAAAAGTTAAGTATAAAGCCCTAA
- a CDS encoding IS3 family transposase gives MAHCFGLKRDAYYKYKSRADMRLKLEQQIINIVRKRRKSLPREGVRKLTKSLDVDFTKANIKVGRDTLFNVLRKYDMLTLRKKTSARTTDSYHRFYKYNNIIKDLEVTRANQVWVSDITYIRTVKGFCYLALITDMHSRKIVGYDLSDSLELKGCVRALNKAIYKAKNTCTERSRSINGLIHHSDRGIQYCSNVYTQILKRKKIDIRMTEENHCYENAMAERVNGILKDEFYLDQTFDNVAHAKRAAKNAINLYNEVRLHLSLDYKTPNMVYKLSA, from the coding sequence ATAGCCCATTGTTTTGGACTTAAACGTGATGCGTATTACAAATACAAATCTAGGGCTGATATGCGTTTAAAACTGGAACAACAGATTATAAACATTGTTAGAAAAAGACGCAAATCCCTTCCTAGAGAAGGCGTGCGTAAGCTTACAAAATCTTTAGATGTAGATTTTACTAAAGCCAATATTAAAGTTGGTAGAGATACTTTATTTAATGTTCTTAGAAAATACGATATGCTGACCCTTAGAAAGAAAACCAGCGCAAGAACTACCGATTCTTATCATCGTTTTTATAAGTATAATAACATTATAAAAGACTTAGAAGTTACTAGAGCTAACCAAGTTTGGGTTAGTGACATAACTTATATTAGAACCGTAAAAGGCTTTTGTTATTTGGCTTTAATAACCGATATGCATTCTCGTAAAATCGTAGGTTATGACCTTAGTGACAGCTTGGAGCTCAAAGGATGCGTAAGAGCACTTAACAAGGCCATTTATAAGGCCAAAAACACCTGTACTGAGCGCAGTCGAAGTATTAATGGGCTTATTCATCATTCAGATAGAGGAATACAATATTGCAGTAATGTATACACACAAATATTAAAAAGAAAAAAGATAGATATTAGGATGACTGAAGAAAATCATTGTTACGAAAACGCAATGGCAGAACGTGTAAATGGCATCTTAAAAGATGAATTCTATCTCGACCAAACCTTTGATAACGTGGCTCACGCAAAGAGAGCTGCAAAAAATGCGATTAATTTATACAATGAAGTGAGATTACATTTATCTTTAGATTATAAAACACCAAATATGGTATATAAATTATCAGCTTAA
- a CDS encoding DUF6090 family protein, giving the protein MEKKKTGKYLKYAIGEIILVVIGILIALSINNWNEGRKSENDKQKLMHDLKQEFSTNKEALENHLIGLEKNNSQLNKVINFSAGDLELTTDSLRLYSSTLYYPHTLSLLNSVQEGAISSGKFEILSDSLKHKLNLLKDYSKSREDIDKKLKEISMNNNSEVTNLILNLSAFPDVPDHFYVQQPTSMHPDFIRSDDEFVRLIKSSKTYSKLFQIYYFNISDQIWIKYGLLRQTNETISLIEKELNKK; this is encoded by the coding sequence ATGGAGAAAAAGAAAACTGGAAAGTATTTGAAATATGCTATTGGTGAAATCATACTTGTTGTTATAGGAATTTTAATTGCGTTATCAATTAATAATTGGAATGAGGGCAGAAAATCAGAAAACGATAAGCAAAAACTTATGCATGACTTGAAACAAGAATTTTCAACCAATAAAGAAGCTTTGGAGAATCACTTGATAGGATTAGAAAAAAATAATTCTCAGCTAAATAAAGTTATTAATTTTTCTGCAGGTGATTTAGAACTGACAACTGATAGTCTTAGGCTCTATTCTTCTACTCTGTATTATCCACACACGTTATCATTATTGAACTCGGTTCAAGAAGGAGCTATTTCTTCCGGAAAATTTGAAATATTAAGTGACAGCTTAAAACATAAGCTAAATTTGTTAAAAGACTACTCAAAATCTAGAGAGGATATAGATAAAAAACTGAAAGAAATTTCCATGAATAATAATAGTGAGGTTACTAATTTAATTCTAAATCTATCAGCTTTTCCAGATGTTCCAGACCACTTTTATGTACAACAACCAACATCAATGCACCCAGATTTTATTAGAAGTGATGATGAATTTGTTCGTTTAATAAAATCTTCTAAAACATATTCAAAATTATTTCAAATCTATTATTTCAACATTTCTGACCAAATATGGATTAAATATGGATTACTAAGACAAACTAATGAAACAATTAGTCTCATTGAAAAAGAATTGAATAAAAAATAA
- a CDS encoding T9SS type A sorting domain-containing protein, which yields MNKLFLILFFIVQFLNSQNLVPNGSFENYFECPEIQGDFNVDNWYNVLNHSGTADFFHTCSTGSYSIPTSFFGTQIPRDGNAFTGFACFNNLSFELREYLQVELVSPLIANRFYEISFYVSLADNRSFALNHIGALLTNFAVEGDNTLNHLSVEPQILSNDIISDKENWTKVSGIIESDGGESFLTIGVFSSDEEISIMELPDGEPLSYYFLDSVSIIETEENNSEQNCLTILNPVQEFIYLNSTIDINSLDAILYDISGKRIKKKIVENEIYVGDLSDGVYIMHYKCGTKTDYKKIIKI from the coding sequence ATGAATAAGCTATTTTTAATATTATTTTTTATTGTTCAATTTCTAAATAGTCAAAACCTTGTACCAAATGGTAGTTTTGAAAATTATTTTGAATGTCCTGAAATACAAGGAGACTTTAATGTTGATAATTGGTATAATGTTTTAAACCATTCTGGAACGGCTGACTTTTTCCATACTTGCTCAACTGGGAGTTATTCTATTCCAACCAGTTTCTTTGGAACACAAATCCCAAGAGATGGCAATGCTTTCACAGGTTTTGCCTGTTTTAACAATCTATCATTTGAGTTAAGAGAATATCTGCAAGTTGAATTAGTGAGTCCCTTAATAGCTAATAGGTTTTATGAAATTTCATTTTATGTTTCATTAGCAGACAATCGTAGTTTCGCATTAAATCATATTGGTGCTCTATTAACAAATTTTGCTGTTGAAGGTGATAATACTCTGAATCATTTGTCAGTTGAACCTCAGATTTTGAGTAATGATATTATATCTGACAAAGAAAATTGGACGAAAGTTTCTGGTATTATTGAATCTGACGGAGGAGAGTCTTTTTTAACAATTGGAGTATTTTCTTCTGATGAAGAAATATCTATAATGGAATTACCTGATGGTGAACCTTTATCGTATTATTTTTTAGATTCTGTATCAATTATTGAAACTGAAGAGAATAATTCTGAACAGAATTGTTTGACCATTTTAAATCCTGTGCAAGAATTTATTTATTTAAATAGCACAATTGATATTAATTCTTTAGATGCCATTCTTTACGATATTTCTGGAAAACGAATAAAGAAAAAAATTGTCGAAAATGAAATCTATGTTGGAGATTTATCAGATGGAGTATACATAATGCATTATAAGTGTGGAACAAAAACTGATTATAAAAAAATTATTAAGATTTAA
- a CDS encoding alpha/beta hydrolase: MFRNIEFKSQGAILRGRLYLLENKSKKSPVVIMAHGFTTTINGMTADKYAERFREEGFAVILYDHRNFGISDGEPRQEINFWIQSRGYIDCIDFVTTQPEIDTSKVAVWGASLSAREAFLVGSVDERVKAIINQIPAYGDDFPTEDKDSKLYSFAKETVLTDKILDLPHTITRQMPIVSSDQIGTPSALSEITAYRWFIEYGGRYGTNWKNIVSFSNTEIPSKFHIGQCSEHLKAPILMVVANNDEMEGSSNEVTNRIFKMIKKPKELIEVDGGHFGLLHYPSSIFDKSSQVQVDFLNKYFK, encoded by the coding sequence ATGTTTCGAAATATTGAGTTTAAATCACAAGGAGCAATACTTAGAGGTAGATTATATCTACTCGAAAACAAATCGAAAAAAAGCCCTGTTGTTATAATGGCTCACGGATTTACAACTACCATAAATGGGATGACAGCAGATAAGTATGCCGAAAGATTTAGAGAAGAAGGATTTGCTGTAATATTATATGACCACCGAAATTTTGGTATTAGTGATGGAGAACCACGTCAAGAGATTAATTTTTGGATTCAATCTAGAGGTTATATTGATTGTATCGATTTTGTAACTACTCAACCAGAAATTGATACATCAAAAGTAGCTGTTTGGGGTGCTAGTTTAAGTGCTCGAGAAGCATTTCTTGTTGGTTCGGTAGATGAAAGAGTAAAAGCAATAATAAATCAAATTCCAGCCTATGGAGATGATTTCCCTACTGAGGACAAAGATAGTAAGCTATATTCGTTTGCTAAGGAGACTGTACTAACCGATAAAATATTAGATTTACCACATACGATTACTAGACAGATGCCAATCGTTTCATCAGACCAAATAGGTACTCCTTCTGCTCTTTCAGAAATAACCGCTTATCGTTGGTTTATTGAATATGGCGGACGCTATGGTACAAATTGGAAGAATATAGTTTCATTTTCTAACACAGAAATTCCAAGTAAATTTCACATCGGTCAATGTTCAGAACACTTAAAAGCACCAATTCTTATGGTTGTGGCAAATAACGATGAAATGGAAGGTTCGAGTAATGAAGTTACAAACAGAATATTTAAGATGATTAAAAAACCAAAAGAATTAATTGAAGTAGATGGTGGTCATTTTGGACTATTACATTATCCTAGTTCAATATTTGATAAGTCAAGTCAAGTACAAGTCGATTTTCTAAATAAGTATTTTAAATAA